One Actinosynnema pretiosum DNA segment encodes these proteins:
- a CDS encoding ATP-binding protein, whose translation MFTRVAIVNRGEAAMRLIHAVRDLSAETGRRIETVALYTDADRGSTFVREADLAHCIGPASARPYLDHAVLERALLETGADAAWVGWGFVAEDPQFAELCDRIGVTFIGPSAEAMRKLGDKIGAKLIAEEVGVPVAPWSKGEVATLEDALSAGARIGYPLMLKATAGGGGRGIRMVASAEDLTEAYERTSQEALRAFGSGIVFLERLVTGARHVEVQVIADGQGTAWALGVRDCSVQRRNQKIIEESASPVLDPEQTAELKASAERLALAVDYRGAGTVEFLYHPGEKLFAFLEVNTRLQVEHPITEITTGTDLVKLQLHVASGGRLEGPQPVESGHAVEARLNAEDPDRDFAPSPGRITRLVLPSGPGIRVDTGVSEGDSIPADFDSMIAKIIAYGRDRSEALGRLRRAMAETTVVIEGGATNKSFVLDLLDQPEVIDASADTGWIDRVRADGGLVVRRHSGVALATAAIASYLEEEAVSRQGLLATAYGGRPQVQHETGRPLNLKLRGASYQVTVARVGRSRFRVGVSGGGAVHTADVEGERFDDHSGQVTVNGRRHRLVVATHGPVHLVEVDGVAHRISLDEGGVVRSPAPALVVATPVAVGDEVDAGSPVLVLESMKMETVLRAPFRARVRERPVSVGSQVATGAPLMRLEPLADGAAAEAETAAVEAPVDLPAEPDGVAADARLGRCLSDLRSLLLGFDVDPQDRGRVLSGYLASRAELGGRPVEGELDLLTAFADLSELSRNKPRGELEAEPGSPVHSPREHFHAYLQSLDVERAGLPEDFTAKLSRVLAHYGVTELDRTAPGLESAVFRIFLAQQDPAAHAAVISELLRQWIESPPPAEPLLQRAGLALEHLVEATQVRFPALSDLARGIVFRWFAQPLLRRNRAKVFVEVRDCLRYLDQNPDAPDRAERIKAMVAGPQPLVRLVSGRVGRPDRDSGPLLEVITRRYYGNRRLSSVTTTDLSGCRFVTADYDGGNGVHRVVATAVEIDSLPAAVDAVGRIAASGEGGLAADLYLVWDGQPDIEGMAVRLAEVLAAHPLPDSVRRVTTTVAGSTGAVMHHHFTFRPENGALVEDRLIRGLHPQIAQRLQLHRLREFDLTRLPSVDEEIYLFKATARSNPADERLIAMGQVRDLTPLRESDGRLVALPAVEEAITACLDSIRNIQAKRPQNKRFDTNRIMMYVWPSTELTPDELNTLVERILPTTVGAGLEEVQFLARQRTSSGDLAEVAVRITLDPGRGASLHVGEPSNEPVLPLDDYGQKVVRAARRGNTYPYELVGMLTGAEGKFVEHDLDEHRALVPVDRPRGRNTAALVAGVISTPTDRHPEGVTRVILLGDPTKALGALSEPECARIIAAIDLADRMGVPLEWFALSAGARISMTSGTENMDWVAAALKRIVEFTQDGGEINIVVAGITVGAQPYWNAEATMLMHTKGILVMTPDSAMVLTGKQSLDFSGGVSAEDNFGIGGYDRVMGPNGQAQYWAPNLVGARDVLMSHYDHSYVVPGETGPRRAPTSDPAERDVSGFPHAVAGSDFATVGQIFSAEHNPDRKKPFDIRTVMRAVTDQDHPVLERWAGMADADTSAVQDARIGGWPVCLIGIESRSVPRRGFPPTDGPDTYTAGTLFPRSSKKTARAINAASGNRPLVVLANLSGFDGSPESMRKLQLEYGAEIGRAVVNFQGPIVFCVISRYHGGAFVVFSKALNPNMTVLALEGSFASVLGGAPAAAVVFSGEVNNRTATDPRVTELQALVAAATGAERASLNTRLAEVQSSVRAEKLGEVAAEFDRVHSIQRAVEVGSVDEIISVAQLRPRIIEAIDHALKG comes from the coding sequence GTGTTCACTCGTGTCGCCATCGTCAACCGCGGTGAGGCCGCCATGCGGCTCATCCACGCCGTCCGGGACCTGTCCGCGGAGACCGGGAGGCGCATCGAGACCGTCGCCCTCTACACCGACGCGGACCGGGGCTCGACGTTCGTCCGCGAGGCCGACCTCGCCCACTGCATCGGCCCGGCCTCGGCCCGCCCCTACCTGGACCACGCGGTCCTGGAGCGCGCGCTGCTGGAGACCGGGGCCGACGCGGCCTGGGTCGGCTGGGGCTTCGTCGCCGAGGACCCGCAGTTCGCGGAGCTGTGCGACCGGATCGGCGTGACCTTCATCGGCCCGTCCGCCGAGGCCATGCGCAAGCTCGGCGACAAGATCGGCGCGAAGCTGATCGCCGAGGAGGTCGGCGTCCCGGTCGCGCCGTGGAGCAAGGGCGAGGTCGCCACCCTGGAGGACGCGCTCAGCGCGGGCGCCCGCATCGGCTACCCGCTGATGCTCAAGGCCACCGCGGGCGGCGGCGGGCGCGGCATCCGCATGGTCGCCTCCGCCGAGGACCTCACCGAGGCCTACGAGCGCACCAGCCAGGAGGCCCTGCGCGCCTTCGGCTCCGGCATCGTGTTCCTGGAGCGCCTGGTCACCGGGGCCCGGCACGTCGAGGTGCAGGTCATCGCGGACGGCCAGGGCACCGCCTGGGCGCTCGGCGTGCGGGACTGCTCCGTGCAGCGCCGCAACCAGAAGATCATCGAGGAGTCGGCGTCCCCGGTCCTGGACCCCGAGCAGACCGCCGAGCTCAAGGCCTCCGCCGAGCGCCTCGCGCTCGCCGTGGACTACCGGGGCGCGGGCACCGTCGAGTTCCTGTACCACCCCGGCGAGAAGCTGTTCGCGTTCCTGGAGGTCAACACCCGCCTCCAGGTCGAGCACCCCATCACCGAGATCACCACCGGCACCGACCTGGTCAAGCTCCAGCTGCACGTGGCGTCCGGCGGCAGGCTGGAGGGCCCGCAGCCGGTGGAGAGCGGCCACGCCGTGGAGGCCCGGCTCAACGCCGAGGACCCCGACCGCGACTTCGCCCCCTCGCCCGGCCGCATCACCCGCCTCGTGCTGCCCTCCGGCCCCGGCATCCGGGTCGACACCGGCGTCAGCGAGGGCGACAGCATCCCCGCCGACTTCGACTCGATGATCGCCAAGATCATCGCCTACGGCCGGGACCGCTCCGAGGCGCTCGGCCGCCTGCGCCGCGCCATGGCCGAGACCACCGTCGTCATCGAGGGCGGCGCCACCAACAAGAGCTTCGTGCTCGACCTGCTCGACCAGCCCGAGGTGATCGACGCCAGCGCCGACACCGGCTGGATCGACCGGGTCCGCGCCGACGGCGGCCTGGTCGTGCGCAGGCACTCCGGCGTCGCGCTCGCCACCGCCGCCATCGCCTCCTACCTGGAGGAGGAGGCGGTCAGCCGCCAGGGCCTGCTGGCCACCGCGTACGGCGGCCGTCCCCAGGTGCAGCACGAGACCGGCCGCCCGCTGAACCTGAAGCTGCGCGGCGCGAGCTACCAGGTCACCGTGGCCCGCGTCGGCCGCTCCCGCTTCCGCGTGGGCGTCTCCGGCGGCGGCGCCGTGCACACCGCAGACGTCGAGGGCGAGCGCTTCGACGACCACAGCGGCCAGGTCACCGTCAACGGCCGCCGCCACCGCCTCGTCGTCGCCACCCACGGCCCCGTGCACCTGGTCGAGGTCGACGGCGTCGCGCACCGCATCAGCCTGGACGAGGGCGGCGTCGTCCGCTCGCCCGCGCCCGCGCTGGTCGTGGCCACCCCGGTCGCCGTGGGCGACGAGGTGGACGCGGGCTCGCCCGTGCTGGTGCTGGAGAGCATGAAGATGGAGACGGTGCTGCGCGCGCCGTTCCGCGCCAGGGTCCGGGAGCGCCCGGTGTCCGTGGGCAGCCAGGTCGCCACCGGCGCGCCGCTGATGCGCCTGGAGCCGCTGGCCGACGGCGCCGCCGCCGAGGCCGAGACCGCCGCCGTCGAGGCGCCGGTCGACCTGCCCGCCGAGCCCGACGGCGTCGCCGCCGACGCCCGCCTCGGCCGCTGCCTGTCCGACCTGCGCAGCCTGCTGCTGGGCTTCGACGTCGACCCGCAGGACCGGGGCCGCGTCCTGTCCGGCTACCTGGCCTCGCGCGCCGAGCTGGGCGGTCGTCCCGTCGAGGGCGAGCTGGACCTGCTCACCGCGTTCGCCGACCTGTCCGAGCTCAGCCGCAACAAGCCGCGCGGCGAGCTGGAGGCCGAGCCGGGCAGCCCCGTGCACAGCCCGCGCGAGCACTTCCACGCCTACCTGCAGAGCCTGGACGTCGAGCGGGCAGGCCTGCCCGAGGACTTCACCGCCAAGCTCTCCCGCGTGCTCGCCCACTACGGCGTCACCGAGCTGGACCGCACCGCGCCCGGCCTGGAGTCGGCGGTCTTCCGGATCTTCCTGGCCCAGCAGGACCCGGCCGCGCACGCCGCGGTGATCTCCGAGCTGCTGCGCCAGTGGATCGAGTCCCCGCCGCCCGCCGAGCCGCTGCTCCAGCGCGCCGGTCTGGCGCTGGAGCACCTCGTCGAGGCCACCCAGGTCCGCTTTCCCGCGCTGTCGGACCTGGCGCGCGGCATCGTGTTCCGCTGGTTCGCCCAGCCGCTGCTGCGCCGCAACCGCGCCAAGGTGTTCGTGGAGGTCCGCGACTGCCTGCGCTACCTGGACCAGAACCCGGACGCGCCCGACCGCGCCGAGCGGATCAAGGCCATGGTCGCCGGACCGCAGCCGCTGGTGCGCCTGGTCTCCGGCCGCGTCGGCCGCCCCGACCGGGACAGCGGGCCGCTGCTGGAGGTCATCACCCGCCGCTACTACGGCAACCGCAGGCTGTCCTCGGTCACCACCACCGACCTGTCCGGCTGCCGGTTCGTCACCGCGGACTACGACGGCGGCAACGGCGTGCACCGCGTCGTGGCCACCGCCGTCGAGATCGACTCGCTGCCCGCCGCCGTCGACGCGGTCGGCCGGATCGCCGCGAGCGGCGAGGGCGGCCTGGCGGCCGACCTGTACCTGGTCTGGGACGGGCAGCCCGACATCGAGGGCATGGCCGTGCGGCTGGCCGAGGTCCTCGCCGCGCACCCGCTGCCCGACTCGGTCCGCCGGGTCACCACGACGGTGGCGGGCTCCACCGGCGCGGTCATGCACCACCACTTCACGTTCCGCCCGGAGAACGGCGCGCTCGTGGAGGACCGGCTCATCCGGGGCCTGCACCCGCAGATCGCCCAGCGCCTGCAGCTGCACCGGCTGCGCGAGTTCGACCTGACCAGGCTGCCCTCGGTCGACGAGGAGATCTACCTGTTCAAGGCCACCGCGCGCAGCAACCCGGCCGACGAGCGGCTCATCGCCATGGGCCAGGTCCGCGACCTGACCCCGCTGCGCGAGTCCGACGGCAGGCTCGTCGCGCTGCCCGCCGTGGAGGAGGCCATCACGGCCTGCCTCGACTCGATCCGCAACATCCAGGCGAAGCGCCCGCAGAACAAGCGCTTCGACACCAACCGGATCATGATGTACGTCTGGCCGTCCACCGAGCTGACCCCGGACGAGCTGAACACGCTGGTCGAGCGCATCCTGCCCACCACGGTCGGCGCGGGCCTCGAGGAGGTCCAGTTCCTCGCGCGCCAGCGCACCTCGTCCGGCGACCTGGCCGAGGTGGCGGTGCGCATCACCCTCGACCCCGGCCGCGGCGCGAGCCTGCACGTGGGCGAGCCGTCGAACGAGCCGGTGCTGCCGCTGGACGACTACGGCCAGAAGGTCGTGCGGGCGGCCAGGCGCGGCAACACCTACCCGTACGAGCTGGTCGGGATGCTCACCGGCGCTGAGGGCAAGTTCGTCGAGCACGACCTGGACGAGCACCGCGCGCTGGTGCCCGTTGACCGGCCCAGAGGCCGCAACACCGCCGCGCTCGTCGCGGGCGTGATCAGCACCCCGACCGACCGGCACCCCGAGGGCGTCACCCGCGTCATCCTGCTCGGCGACCCGACCAAGGCGCTCGGCGCCCTGTCCGAGCCCGAGTGCGCGCGGATCATCGCCGCGATCGACCTCGCGGACCGGATGGGCGTGCCGCTGGAGTGGTTCGCGCTGTCGGCGGGGGCCCGGATCTCGATGACCTCCGGCACCGAGAACATGGACTGGGTCGCGGCGGCGCTCAAGCGCATCGTCGAGTTCACCCAGGACGGCGGCGAGATCAACATCGTGGTCGCGGGCATCACCGTCGGAGCCCAGCCGTACTGGAACGCCGAGGCCACGATGCTCATGCACACCAAGGGCATCCTGGTCATGACGCCCGACTCGGCGATGGTGCTCACCGGCAAGCAGTCGCTGGACTTCTCCGGCGGCGTCTCGGCCGAGGACAACTTCGGCATCGGCGGCTACGACCGCGTCATGGGCCCCAACGGGCAGGCGCAGTACTGGGCGCCGAACCTGGTGGGCGCCCGCGACGTGCTGATGTCGCACTACGACCACTCGTACGTCGTGCCCGGCGAGACCGGCCCGCGCCGCGCCCCGACCTCGGACCCGGCCGAGCGCGACGTGTCCGGCTTCCCGCACGCCGTGGCGGGCAGCGACTTCGCCACCGTGGGCCAGATCTTCTCGGCCGAGCACAACCCGGACCGCAAGAAGCCGTTCGACATCCGCACCGTCATGCGCGCGGTCACCGACCAGGACCACCCGGTGCTGGAGCGCTGGGCGGGCATGGCCGACGCGGACACCTCGGCGGTGCAGGACGCCCGCATCGGCGGCTGGCCGGTGTGCCTGATCGGCATCGAGTCCCGCTCGGTGCCCCGTCGCGGCTTCCCGCCCACCGACGGCCCGGACACCTACACGGCGGGCACGCTGTTCCCGCGCTCGTCCAAGAAGACCGCGCGGGCCATCAACGCCGCGTCGGGCAACCGGCCGCTGGTGGTGCTGGCGAACCTGTCCGGGTTCGACGGCTCCCCGGAGTCGATGCGCAAGCTCCAGCTGGAGTACGGCGCGGAGATCGGCCGGGCCGTGGTGAACTTCCAGGGCCCTATCGTGTTCTGCGTGATCTCGCGCTACCACGGCGGCGCGTTCGTGGTGTTCTCCAAGGCGCTCAACCCGAACATGACGGTGCTGGCGCTGGAGGGCTCGTTCGCCTCGGTGCTCGGCGGCGCGCCCGCGGCGGCCGTGGTGTTCTCCGGCGAGGTCAACAACCGCACCGCCACCGACCCGCGCGTCACCGAGCTCCAGGCGCTCGTCGCGGCGGCCACGGGCGCGGAGCGGGCCTCGCTCAACACCCGGCTGGCCGAGGTGCAGTCGTCGGTGCGGGCCGAGAAGCTCGGCGAGGTCGCGGCGGAGTTCGACCGGGTGCACAGCATCCAGCGCGCGGTCGAGGTCGGCTCGGTGGACGAGATCATCAGCGTGGCGCAGCTGCGCCCGAGGATCATCGAGGCGATCGACCACGCGCTGAAGGGGTGA
- a CDS encoding carbohydrate ABC transporter permease: MRPVGRRRTASGRIGALARWTVLLLASALFLLPFALLLRDGVGAGWATVRQVFTTTDVPFARSLLNSTTVAVLQTAGQLLVCSLAGYGLARVPYRHANRVLAAVVATLMVPTAVTFLPTFVVVSSLGWVSDLRGLVVPGVFSALNAFLFRQCFLDFPAELEEAGTLDGLSRWGVFRRIVVPNRLGFFAAIAVIDFIGAWNQFLWPLVIAQDSSSWTVQVALSALLTAQNPRTTLLFAAAAVSILPIVLVFALLQRHLVRGVTETGLNG; the protein is encoded by the coding sequence GTGAGGCCGGTCGGGCGCCGCCGCACCGCGTCGGGCCGGATCGGCGCGCTCGCCCGCTGGACCGTCCTGCTGCTGGCCTCGGCGCTGTTCCTGCTCCCGTTCGCCCTGCTGCTGCGCGACGGCGTCGGCGCCGGCTGGGCCACCGTCCGGCAGGTCTTCACCACCACCGACGTCCCGTTCGCCCGCAGCCTGCTCAACTCCACCACCGTCGCCGTGCTCCAGACCGCGGGCCAGCTGCTCGTCTGCTCGCTGGCGGGCTACGGCCTGGCCCGCGTCCCCTACCGGCACGCGAACCGCGTCCTCGCCGCCGTCGTCGCCACCCTGATGGTCCCCACCGCCGTCACGTTCCTGCCGACCTTCGTGGTCGTCTCCAGCCTCGGCTGGGTCTCCGACCTGCGCGGACTGGTGGTGCCCGGCGTGTTCAGCGCCCTCAACGCCTTCCTGTTCCGGCAGTGCTTCCTGGACTTCCCCGCCGAGCTGGAGGAGGCGGGCACGCTCGACGGCCTGTCGCGCTGGGGCGTGTTCCGACGCATCGTGGTCCCGAACCGGCTGGGCTTCTTCGCCGCCATCGCCGTGATCGACTTCATCGGCGCGTGGAACCAGTTCCTGTGGCCGCTGGTCATCGCCCAGGACTCGTCCTCGTGGACCGTGCAGGTGGCGCTGTCCGCCCTGCTCACCGCGCAGAACCCCAGGACCACGCTGCTGTTCGCCGCCGCCGCCGTGTCGATCCTGCCGATCGTCCTGGTGTTCGCGCTGCTCCAGCGCCACCTCGTGCGCGGCGTCACCGAGACCGGCCTGAACGGCTGA
- a CDS encoding carbohydrate ABC transporter permease, which produces MTRSRPLAFWLFVGPFAAGLLLFTGLPIAWSGYLSLFDARGTVTPTRFTGLDNYAAILTDRAFLDSVGTFTAFAALVVPATTVLALGLALLLNGITVARAFFRSVFFLPFACSYVVAALIWRSALFPGTADGAANTALGWFGADPLAWIGTVDPPLYWAVLVSARLWLQLGFYAILLIAALQRIPEHLYEAAWVDGASPRWQSFRHVTLPGLRGALAAVLTLNLINAYQAFDEFYNILGDSRGYPPFARPPLVYLYYTSLGSGGQDLGRGSAGAVVLALVIALVTLLSGRALRGVRRERAR; this is translated from the coding sequence GTGACCCGCAGCCGCCCGCTCGCGTTCTGGCTGTTCGTCGGCCCGTTCGCGGCCGGGCTGCTGCTGTTCACCGGCCTGCCGATCGCCTGGAGCGGCTACCTCAGCCTGTTCGACGCCAGGGGCACGGTCACCCCCACCCGCTTCACCGGCCTGGACAACTACGCCGCGATCCTCACCGACCGCGCGTTCCTGGACAGCGTCGGCACGTTCACCGCCTTCGCCGCCCTCGTCGTCCCCGCCACCACGGTCCTCGCGCTGGGCCTGGCCCTGCTGCTCAACGGGATCACCGTCGCCCGCGCGTTCTTCCGCTCGGTGTTCTTCCTGCCGTTCGCCTGCTCCTACGTGGTCGCCGCGCTCATCTGGCGCTCCGCCCTGTTCCCCGGCACCGCCGACGGCGCGGCCAACACCGCGCTCGGCTGGTTCGGCGCCGACCCGCTCGCCTGGATCGGGACGGTCGACCCGCCGCTGTACTGGGCGGTGCTGGTCAGCGCCCGGCTGTGGCTGCAACTGGGCTTCTACGCGATCCTGCTCATCGCCGCGCTCCAGCGCATCCCCGAGCACCTCTACGAGGCGGCCTGGGTGGACGGCGCGTCCCCGCGCTGGCAGAGCTTCCGGCACGTCACGCTGCCCGGCCTGCGCGGCGCGCTCGCGGCCGTGCTCACCCTGAACCTGATCAACGCCTACCAGGCGTTCGACGAGTTCTACAACATCCTCGGCGACTCGCGCGGCTACCCGCCGTTCGCCCGCCCGCCGCTGGTGTACCTGTACTACACCTCGCTCGGCTCGGGTGGGCAGGACCTGGGGCGGGGGAGCGCGGGCGCGGTCGTGCTCGCGCTGGTGATCGCCCTGGTGACGCTGCTGTCCGGGCGGGCGCTGCGGGGCGTCCGGCGGGAGCGGGCCCGGTGA
- a CDS encoding ABC transporter substrate-binding protein, producing MGAGGLDRRSFLAAAGLLGLGLGGPSLTACGANTGRDGSAPGTLSHWYHAYGEDGVQDAVRRYAADYPDARVEVQWNPGDYDSKIATALQGGRVPDVFEAQVKVDWVRQQRVVPLDDLLGDQRPDFVKALLDAQTVDGRLYGIPQAVDTQVLFYRPSLLREADVTPPTTVDELVDATRRLSGNTARGLFAGNDGGVAVLTAPLLWSAGLDLLSRDGKSPGFDDPRAATAVGKLRELHATGGLLLGAPADWADPGAFTEGLTAMQWTGLWNLPKIVEAHGDDVGVLPFPRLDADGAESVPVGAYSAVVNARAADVDRAKDYVRWLWVERTDHQAEFATAFGAHLPARASLRAAADRLSGGLGADVARLVADVGRVANPARWSAAANTALSDAVSRVAREGADPAEELRAAVATARDELTRLDR from the coding sequence ATGGGCGCCGGGGGACTGGACCGACGCTCGTTCCTCGCGGCAGCCGGGCTGCTCGGCCTCGGGCTGGGCGGGCCGTCGCTGACCGCCTGCGGGGCCAACACCGGGCGCGACGGGTCCGCGCCGGGCACGCTCAGCCACTGGTACCACGCCTACGGCGAGGACGGCGTGCAGGACGCCGTGCGCCGCTACGCCGCCGACTACCCCGACGCCCGCGTCGAGGTGCAGTGGAACCCCGGCGACTACGACTCCAAGATCGCCACCGCGCTCCAGGGCGGCCGGGTGCCCGACGTGTTCGAGGCGCAGGTCAAGGTCGACTGGGTCCGGCAGCAGCGGGTCGTCCCGCTCGACGACCTCCTCGGCGACCAGCGGCCCGACTTCGTCAAGGCCCTCTTGGACGCGCAGACCGTCGACGGCCGCCTCTACGGCATCCCCCAGGCCGTCGACACCCAGGTCCTGTTCTACCGCCCCAGCCTCCTGCGCGAGGCGGACGTCACCCCGCCCACCACCGTGGACGAGCTGGTCGACGCCACCCGCCGCCTCTCCGGCAACACCGCGCGCGGCCTGTTCGCGGGCAACGACGGCGGCGTCGCCGTGCTCACCGCGCCGCTGCTGTGGTCCGCAGGCCTGGACCTGCTCAGCCGGGACGGCAAGTCGCCCGGCTTCGACGACCCGCGCGCCGCCACCGCCGTCGGCAAGCTCCGCGAGCTGCACGCCACCGGCGGCCTGCTGCTCGGCGCCCCCGCCGACTGGGCCGACCCCGGCGCGTTCACCGAGGGCCTGACCGCCATGCAGTGGACCGGCCTGTGGAACCTGCCCAAGATCGTCGAGGCGCACGGCGACGACGTCGGCGTCCTGCCCTTCCCGCGCCTGGACGCCGACGGCGCCGAGTCCGTGCCCGTGGGCGCCTACAGCGCGGTGGTCAACGCCCGCGCCGCCGACGTCGACCGCGCCAAGGACTACGTGCGCTGGCTGTGGGTCGAGCGGACCGACCACCAGGCCGAGTTCGCCACCGCCTTCGGCGCGCACCTGCCCGCCCGCGCCAGCCTGCGCGCCGCCGCCGACCGGCTCAGCGGCGGGCTCGGCGCGGACGTCGCCCGGCTCGTCGCCGACGTCGGCCGCGTCGCCAACCCGGCCCGCTGGAGCGCCGCCGCGAACACCGCCCTGTCCGACGCCGTCTCCCGCGTCGCCCGCGAGGGCGCCGACCCCGCCGAGGAGCTGCGCGCCGCCGTCGCCACGGCCCGCGACGAGCTCACCAGGCTGGACCGGTGA
- a CDS encoding aldo/keto reductase, which produces MQSTSSTGRPAASRLGLGAMAMSGAYGESDRAESLATVRAALDAGVTLIDTGDFYGSGHNELLLAEALRGRAREEYALSVKFGQLIGPGVRFLGTDARPSSVKNYLAHSLTRLGVDHVDVYRPARLDPDVPIEDTVGAVKELIEAGHVRSLGLSEVGAETIRRAHAVHPVADLQIEYSLISRAVEDEVLPVLRELGIGVTAYGVLGRGLISGHWDASRVAAGDHRARSPRFSAGNVEHNLGLVEALRAVAGEKGCTVAQLAIAWVASRGDDVVPLVGARTRERLAEALPAAELELTEGDLAAIERAVPAGSARGDRYPSAMMAGLAVGN; this is translated from the coding sequence ATGCAGAGCACGAGCAGCACCGGCCGACCCGCCGCGTCCAGGTTGGGCCTGGGCGCCATGGCGATGTCCGGCGCCTACGGCGAGTCCGACCGGGCGGAGAGCCTGGCGACCGTGCGCGCCGCGCTGGACGCGGGCGTGACCCTGATCGACACCGGCGACTTCTACGGGTCCGGGCACAACGAGCTGCTGCTGGCCGAGGCGCTGCGGGGGAGGGCGCGGGAGGAGTACGCGCTGAGCGTGAAGTTCGGGCAGCTGATCGGACCGGGGGTGCGGTTCCTGGGGACCGACGCGCGGCCGTCGTCCGTGAAGAACTACCTGGCGCACTCGCTCACCAGGCTGGGCGTCGACCACGTGGACGTCTACCGGCCCGCGCGGCTGGACCCGGACGTGCCGATCGAGGACACGGTCGGGGCCGTCAAGGAGCTGATCGAGGCCGGGCACGTGCGGAGCCTGGGGCTGTCGGAGGTGGGGGCGGAGACGATCCGCCGGGCGCACGCGGTGCACCCGGTCGCCGACCTGCAGATCGAGTACTCGCTGATCTCCAGGGCGGTGGAGGACGAGGTGCTGCCGGTGCTGCGCGAGCTGGGGATCGGGGTGACCGCGTACGGGGTGCTGGGGCGCGGGCTGATCTCGGGGCACTGGGACGCGTCGCGGGTGGCGGCGGGGGACCACCGGGCGCGCTCGCCCCGGTTCAGCGCCGGGAACGTGGAGCACAACCTCGGGCTGGTGGAGGCGCTGCGCGCGGTGGCGGGGGAGAAGGGGTGCACGGTCGCGCAGCTGGCGATCGCCTGGGTGGCGTCGCGCGGCGACGACGTCGTGCCGCTGGTGGGGGCGCGGACGCGGGAGCGGCTGGCGGAGGCGCTGCCCGCGGCGGAGCTGGAGCTGACCGAGGGGGACCTGGCGGCGATCGAGCGGGCGGTGCCCGCCGGTTCGGCGCGGGGGGACCGGTACCCGTCGGCGATGATGGCGGGGTTGGCGGTGGGGAATTAG
- a CDS encoding helix-turn-helix transcriptional regulator, which produces MHRDQLADFLRRRREAIRPAEVGLTEGPRRRTSGLRREEVAMLAGMSTDYVVRLEQGRSSQPSTQLLGALARALRLSGDERDHLFRLAGHQPPPASGSARQARAGLVRLLDLIDGTPAVVLSDLGETLAQNRAAALLMGDHSGFTGDERYLLHRWFTDPDAPAAHAPEERERHSRSLVADLRAAVGRRAGTPDEAVANRLVGRLSALSADFRRLWAGHEVAVRAMDRKTLLHPAVGRLVMDCETLVTPDQRQLLLVLTPADAESRERLELLRVLGVEEFPSGQVHLG; this is translated from the coding sequence GTGCACCGGGACCAGCTCGCCGACTTCCTGCGCCGCCGCCGCGAGGCGATCCGCCCCGCCGAGGTCGGTCTCACCGAGGGCCCGCGCCGCCGCACCTCCGGCCTGCGCCGCGAGGAGGTGGCGATGCTCGCGGGCATGTCCACCGACTACGTCGTGCGCCTGGAGCAGGGCCGCAGCAGCCAGCCGTCGACCCAGCTGCTCGGCGCGCTGGCGCGGGCGCTGCGGCTGTCCGGCGACGAGCGCGACCACCTGTTCCGCCTCGCAGGTCACCAGCCGCCGCCCGCCTCGGGGTCGGCGCGGCAGGCGCGGGCCGGGCTGGTGCGGCTGCTCGACCTGATCGACGGCACCCCGGCGGTGGTGCTGTCGGACCTGGGCGAGACGCTGGCGCAGAACCGGGCGGCGGCGCTGCTCATGGGCGACCACAGCGGGTTCACCGGCGACGAGCGCTACCTGCTGCACCGCTGGTTCACCGACCCGGACGCGCCCGCCGCGCACGCCCCCGAGGAGCGCGAGCGGCACTCGCGGAGCCTGGTCGCGGACCTGCGGGCGGCGGTGGGGCGGCGGGCCGGGACGCCGGACGAGGCGGTGGCGAACCGGCTGGTCGGGCGGTTGTCCGCGCTGAGCGCCGACTTCCGGCGGCTCTGGGCCGGGCACGAGGTCGCGGTGCGCGCGATGGACCGCAAGACGCTGCTGCACCCGGCCGTGGGCAGGCTGGTGATGGACTGCGAGACGCTCGTGACGCCGGACCAGCGGCAGCTGCTGCTCGTGCTCACCCCGGCCGACGCGGAGAGCCGGGAGCGCCTGGAGCTGCTGCGCGTGCTGGGGGTGGAGGAGTTCCCCAGCGGGCAGGTGCACCTGGGCTGA